From the genome of Kitasatospora acidiphila, one region includes:
- a CDS encoding SURF1 family cytochrome oxidase biogenesis protein — translation MLFRILLTRRWVILTLVFFAIIPAMFLLGRWQYHRYEQTNRQNTATSAAMQAPPVAMDVISHPGGTVPAAETYRSVTATGHYDPSYEFVIRQRTDASGDTVGYYVVTPLVTDAGDVVLVNRGWIASNADATSYPTVPPAPSGELTVTGRLRPDETFRREQRGLPDRMFMRINSSEQAARLKQPVVAGYLELVSTNPTPPGADEAEHVPGPNVTSTGDAAVVGKGVHLPYAIQWWLFAALIPAGWIVMLRRDLREAREKQAADEAAAAAGPAPDAPAEEPGPTPGSDKATVPAAESDPAQR, via the coding sequence CGCTGGGTGATCCTGACCCTCGTCTTCTTCGCGATCATCCCGGCGATGTTCCTACTCGGGCGGTGGCAGTACCACCGCTATGAGCAGACCAACCGGCAGAACACCGCGACCTCCGCCGCGATGCAGGCGCCGCCGGTCGCGATGGATGTGATCTCGCACCCCGGCGGGACTGTGCCGGCCGCGGAGACGTACCGCTCGGTCACCGCGACCGGGCACTACGACCCGTCGTACGAGTTCGTGATCCGCCAGCGCACCGACGCCTCCGGCGACACGGTCGGCTACTACGTGGTCACCCCGCTGGTCACCGACGCCGGCGACGTGGTGCTGGTCAACCGCGGCTGGATCGCCTCGAACGCGGACGCCACCAGCTACCCGACGGTGCCGCCGGCCCCCTCCGGTGAGCTGACGGTGACCGGTCGGCTGCGGCCCGACGAGACCTTCCGACGGGAGCAGCGCGGGCTGCCGGACCGGATGTTCATGCGGATCAACAGCAGCGAGCAGGCCGCGCGCCTGAAGCAGCCGGTGGTCGCGGGCTACCTGGAGCTGGTCTCTACCAACCCCACCCCGCCGGGCGCCGACGAGGCCGAGCACGTACCGGGCCCCAATGTCACCTCCACCGGCGACGCCGCGGTGGTCGGCAAGGGCGTCCACCTGCCCTACGCGATCCAGTGGTGGCTGTTCGCCGCGCTGATCCCGGCCGGCTGGATCGTCATGCTGCGCCGCGACCTCCGCGAGGCCCGCGAGAAGCAGGCCGCCGACGAAGCCGCCGCCGCGGCCGGCCCCGCCCCGGACGCCCCGGCAGAGGAGCCCGGCCCCACCCCGGGCTCCGACAAGGCCACCGTCCCGGCCGCCGAGTCCGACCCCGCGCAGCGCTAG
- a CDS encoding MFS transporter, with the protein MTELATDVGEAEPELGSPSLWRQRDFMLLWGGQTVSEMGSAVTQVALPLVAVVALKASTFQVGLLTAATTAAFALIALPAGALVDRGSKRSIMIVCDLLRLLLIGSLPLAAALGALTMTQLYLVALAAGVCTVFFDVSYQSYLPSLVRTEQLMDANGKLGTTGAFSQLGGPSLGSGLVAAFGAAGAMTADAISYALSVASVFGIRKREEPPRARRADETLRSQIAEGLRFVVHHKILRRIVACTGISNLFSGMNTALAMVFLIRVLHVRPAFTGLIMAGGAIGGIAGGMLAGRLAKRFGSARIIWMSALSFSAPQAIVAAAWRGWGVLLVPLGWSITYFAVMVYNIAQVSYRQSVTPPELMGRMNAAVRWVVWGTMPIGGILGGLLGTLIGVRPALWVAVIGFSAAGWFVFFSPLRHLRDVPEPEPAPVATS; encoded by the coding sequence CGAAGCCGAGCCGGAGCTCGGCAGTCCGAGCCTGTGGCGGCAGCGGGATTTCATGCTGCTGTGGGGCGGCCAGACGGTCAGTGAGATGGGCTCGGCGGTCACCCAGGTCGCGCTGCCGCTGGTCGCGGTCGTCGCGCTCAAGGCGAGCACGTTCCAGGTCGGTCTGCTGACCGCGGCCACCACAGCGGCGTTCGCGCTGATCGCGTTGCCCGCGGGCGCGCTCGTGGACCGCGGCTCCAAGCGGTCCATCATGATCGTCTGCGACCTGCTGCGCCTGCTGCTGATCGGCTCGCTCCCGCTGGCCGCCGCCCTGGGTGCTCTGACCATGACGCAGCTCTACCTGGTCGCCCTGGCCGCCGGCGTGTGCACGGTGTTCTTCGACGTCTCCTACCAGAGCTACCTGCCGTCGCTGGTCCGCACCGAGCAGCTGATGGACGCCAACGGCAAGCTCGGGACCACCGGCGCCTTCTCGCAGCTCGGCGGACCCAGCCTGGGCAGCGGGCTGGTCGCGGCCTTCGGCGCAGCGGGAGCGATGACGGCCGACGCGATCTCCTACGCGCTCTCGGTCGCGTCGGTCTTCGGCATCAGGAAGCGCGAGGAGCCGCCGCGTGCGCGGCGGGCGGACGAGACGCTGCGCAGCCAGATCGCCGAAGGACTGCGATTCGTCGTCCACCACAAGATATTGCGGAGGATCGTGGCGTGCACGGGCATCTCGAACCTGTTCAGCGGCATGAACACGGCGCTGGCGATGGTCTTCCTGATCCGGGTGCTGCACGTGCGGCCCGCGTTCACCGGATTGATCATGGCGGGCGGGGCCATCGGCGGCATCGCAGGCGGCATGCTCGCCGGCCGGCTGGCGAAGCGGTTCGGTTCGGCGCGGATCATCTGGATGTCCGCGCTGTCGTTCAGCGCCCCGCAGGCCATCGTGGCGGCGGCCTGGCGCGGCTGGGGAGTGCTGCTCGTCCCGCTGGGCTGGAGCATCACCTACTTCGCGGTGATGGTGTACAACATCGCGCAGGTCAGCTACCGGCAGTCGGTGACGCCCCCTGAGCTGATGGGGCGGATGAACGCGGCCGTCCGGTGGGTCGTCTGGGGCACGATGCCGATCGGCGGCATCCTCGGCGGGCTGCTGGGCACGCTGATCGGGGTGCGGCCCGCACTCTGGGTGGCGGTCATCGGGTTCTCGGCGGCCGGCTGGTTCGTGTTCTTCTCCCCGCTGCGCCACCTGCGCGATGTTCCGGAACCCGAACCGGCGCCCGTCGCCACGAGTTGA